From Parcubacteria group bacterium, a single genomic window includes:
- the rodA gene encoding rod shape-determining protein RodA, which produces MQKFFKLDWVILVTVALLVAIGFLALYSVSRGDLGIDLGNFRKQLISAVVGIVLMFGIAFFDYRALSFFSTKLYFATLAVLFLVLFLGTKIRGTTGWIGVGSFNIQPVEMAKLAMVVFLASFFSKKKSQLSIVVRITTSVILIFFPVYLIIKQPDFGSAMVIVVSWAALLSISGISKKNLLILFLIGSVISYSGWFLLRPYQKERLINFVNPYNDPRGSGYNVIQSMVAVGSGGLFGKGLGHGSQSQLNFLPEKHTDFIFAVIAEEMGFLGAAAVLFLLSLLLYRIKEVARSAGDNFGYLLAVGIMMMLFSQILVNVGMNIGVMPVAGVPLPFLSYGGSSLVAVFASIGIVQSIYIHKMKTL; this is translated from the coding sequence ATGCAGAAATTCTTTAAGCTGGATTGGGTAATTTTGGTCACGGTCGCCTTGCTTGTGGCAATCGGTTTTTTGGCTCTCTATAGTGTTTCACGGGGAGATTTAGGGATAGATCTGGGAAATTTCAGAAAGCAATTGATTTCAGCTGTGGTGGGGATTGTGCTGATGTTTGGTATCGCTTTTTTTGATTATCGCGCCTTGAGTTTCTTTAGTACTAAGCTGTATTTTGCCACACTAGCAGTGCTTTTTTTGGTGCTATTTCTTGGAACCAAGATTCGTGGTACGACAGGCTGGATTGGTGTTGGCTCCTTTAATATTCAGCCAGTGGAGATGGCTAAATTGGCTATGGTTGTCTTTTTGGCTAGCTTTTTTAGTAAGAAAAAAAGCCAACTCAGTATAGTGGTGAGAATTACCACATCAGTCATTTTGATTTTTTTCCCAGTCTATCTTATCATTAAACAGCCAGATTTTGGTTCGGCAATGGTGATTGTTGTTTCTTGGGCTGCCCTGCTTTCCATCTCGGGGATCAGTAAGAAAAACTTGTTGATTTTGTTTTTGATCGGATCGGTCATCTCCTATTCTGGCTGGTTTTTATTACGGCCCTATCAGAAAGAGCGTTTGATCAATTTTGTCAATCCGTATAATGATCCACGGGGTAGTGGCTATAATGTGATTCAATCAATGGTGGCGGTCGGCTCCGGCGGACTTTTTGGTAAAGGTCTCGGTCATGGTTCGCAATCGCAATTGAATTTCCTGCCGGAAAAACACACAGACTTTATCTTTGCTGTTATTGCTGAAGAAATGGGTTTTTTAGGTGCCGCCGCCGTCCTGTTTCTCTTGAGTCTTTTGCTCTATCGCATAAAAGAAGTGGCGCGTTCGGCCGGGGATAATTTCGGCTATCTTCTGGCCGTAGGCATTATGATGATGCTCTTTTCGCAGATCTTGGTCAATGTCGGGATGAATATTGGAGTGATGCCAGTGGCGGGCGTGCCGTTGCCTTTTCTTAGTTATGGCGGAAGCTCTTTGGTGGCGGTTTTTGCTTCAATTGGAATTGTTCAAAGCATCTATATCCATAAAATGAAAACTCTTTAA